A section of the Callithrix jacchus isolate 240 chromosome 14, calJac240_pri, whole genome shotgun sequence genome encodes:
- the RHOB gene encoding rho-related GTP-binding protein RhoB, with amino-acid sequence MAAIRKKLVVVGDGACGKTCLLIVFSKDEFPEVYVPTVFENYVADIEVDGKQVELALWDTAGQEDYDRLRPLSYPDTDVILMCFSVDSPDSLENIPEKWVPEVKHFCPNVPIILVANKKDLRSDEHVRTELARMKQEPVRTDDGRAMAVRIQAYDYLECSAKTKEGVREVFETATRAALQKRYGSQNGCINCCKVL; translated from the coding sequence ATGGCGGCCATCCGCAAGAAGCTGGTGGTGGTGGGCGACGGCGCGTGTGGCAAGACGTGCCTGCTGATCGTGTTCAGTAAGGACGAGTTCCCCGAGGTGTACGTGCCCACCGTCTTCGAGAACTATGTGGCCGACATCGAGGTGGACGGCAAGCAGGTGGAGCTGGCGCTGTGGGACACGGCGGGCCAGGAGGACTACGACCGCCTGCGGCCGCTCTCCTACCCGGACACCGACGTCATCCTCATGTGCTTCTCGGTGGACAGCCCGGACTCGCTGGAGAACATCCCCGAGAAGTGGGTGCCCGAGGTGAAGCACTTTTGCCCCAACGTGCCCATTATCCTGGTGGCCAACAAGAAAGACCTGCGCAGCGACGAGCATGTCCGCACAGAGCTGGCCCGCATGAAGCAGGAACCCGTGCGCACGGATGACGGCCGCGCCATGGCCGTGCGCATCCAAGCCTACGACTACCTCGAGTGCTCGGCCAAGACCAAGGAAGGCGTGCGCGAGGTCTTCGAGACGGCCACGCGCGCCGCGCTGCAGAAGCGCTACGGTTCCCAGAACGGCTGCATCAACTGCTGCAAGGTGCTATGA